A single region of the Candidatus Bathyarchaeia archaeon genome encodes:
- a CDS encoding PadR family transcriptional regulator: protein MNVGLERIWRERAVKNHLDLIVLRLLKDKPRWGYEINMAVRDMFGVYLSAGTLYPLLHSLEEEGYVEGLWETEKGKGRGRRIYRITERGRGFLTVGERTLKGITRRLSLGEH from the coding sequence TTGAATGTAGGTTTGGAGAGGATTTGGCGTGAAAGGGCTGTGAAGAACCATTTGGATTTAATCGTTTTGAGGTTGTTGAAGGATAAGCCGAGGTGGGGTTATGAGATAAACATGGCGGTTAGGGATATGTTCGGCGTATATCTGAGCGCTGGGACCCTGTACCCTCTCCTACACTCCTTGGAGGAGGAAGGCTACGTGGAGGGTTTATGGGAAACTGAAAAGGGAAAGGGGAGGGGAAGACGCATTTACAGGATTACGGAGAGGGGGAGGGGTTTTCTCACCGTAGGTGAAAGGACCTTAAAGGGGATTACCCGCAGGCTGAGCCTCGGGGAGCATTAG
- a CDS encoding signal peptidase I has translation MNLVKRMWRSEVFRVVFTLALVFLAVQGAWMVMKVILGTEVPLAYVPSRSMEPTLRVGDLVVIEGVEPREISLGDILVFYVPGHYGEDSYRIVHRVVTVVQVDGTLGFETKGDNNPSSDLYRWGYIPASHVVGVVKYRIPYVGYLAIKLREPLGILIVVLIILIFVVTEFTGLNKGKHKEKR, from the coding sequence GTGAATTTAGTTAAGAGGATGTGGAGAAGCGAAGTCTTCCGAGTAGTGTTTACCCTCGCCTTGGTTTTCCTGGCGGTTCAGGGAGCTTGGATGGTGATGAAAGTAATCCTTGGAACCGAGGTGCCTTTGGCCTACGTTCCATCCAGAAGTATGGAGCCCACGCTAAGAGTAGGAGATTTAGTAGTCATAGAGGGTGTGGAGCCTCGTGAAATCTCCTTAGGCGACATACTGGTATTCTACGTGCCTGGGCATTACGGTGAGGATTCCTACCGCATTGTTCACAGAGTGGTCACCGTGGTTCAAGTAGACGGCACGTTGGGCTTTGAAACTAAGGGGGATAACAACCCGTCATCCGACCTGTACAGGTGGGGTTACATTCCAGCCTCCCATGTGGTTGGGGTGGTGAAGTATCGGATTCCGTACGTGGGTTACTTGGCCATCAAGCTGAGGGAGCCCTTGGGAATCCTCATAGTTGTTTTAATAATTCTCATATTCGTTGTAACCGAGTTTACTGGGTTGAATAAAGGGAAACATAAGGAGAAACGGTAG
- a CDS encoding TATA-box-binding protein yields the protein MFHKKAFIRIENVVASATLNQNIDLNTVVRLYPSVEYKPEQFPGLVYRLKKPKTATLVFSSGKMVCTGAKSEVQAKRAVQKVVEDLRREGVVSVDRPEIQIQNIVASAGLGGYIDLEKSTMALERTMYEPEQFPGLIYRMDNPKVVILLFASGKLVCTGAKKEVEVHVAVESLKRTLEEKGLIHYGPRSG from the coding sequence ATGTTTCATAAAAAGGCGTTTATACGCATCGAGAACGTTGTGGCCTCCGCGACCTTAAACCAGAATATCGACCTGAACACCGTTGTGAGGCTGTATCCCAGCGTGGAGTATAAGCCGGAGCAGTTTCCCGGGTTGGTTTATAGGTTGAAAAAACCGAAGACGGCTACATTGGTTTTCAGCAGCGGTAAAATGGTGTGTACGGGAGCGAAGTCCGAGGTTCAGGCTAAAAGGGCTGTTCAGAAGGTTGTGGAAGATTTGAGGAGGGAGGGGGTGGTCTCGGTGGATAGGCCGGAGATTCAGATACAGAACATCGTAGCCTCAGCGGGTTTAGGAGGGTATATAGACCTTGAAAAGTCGACGATGGCCCTTGAAAGGACAATGTATGAGCCGGAGCAGTTTCCCGGCCTCATATACCGGATGGATAATCCCAAGGTCGTGATTTTACTTTTCGCCAGCGGGAAGCTGGTGTGCACGGGGGCTAAGAAGGAGGTGGAAGTGCATGTGGCTGTGGAAAGCCTTAAGCGAACGTTGGAGGAGAAGGGGTTAATTCACTACGGCCCGCGAAGTGGTTGA
- a CDS encoding helix-turn-helix domain-containing protein: MSVTEECLKALRSLGLTGYEARAYLSLVLRGKLTASELSRESQIPYSKVYDVLSSLEKKGWIQSEHARPIRYYPKPPGEAVETAQLKLRHELEFSVKTILRELQPIYEREERRERPDLWIVRGEFNILARIQDVCGRAVFKLQVAAPVLSEALTSVFEPTFEERFRKGVEISFMAVKNADASLLKRLERYGEVRVREQMFGGGVVSDVKEVILVLGEDDAAGAVGIWSTHAGLARFAKNYFDYLWREAQPLRGP, encoded by the coding sequence ATGAGCGTCACGGAAGAATGCCTCAAAGCCCTAAGAAGCCTCGGACTCACAGGATACGAGGCGAGGGCCTACTTATCCCTCGTATTGAGAGGCAAGTTGACCGCCAGCGAGCTCAGCCGAGAATCCCAGATCCCATACTCCAAGGTGTACGATGTGCTGAGCAGTCTTGAAAAAAAGGGGTGGATTCAAAGCGAGCACGCTAGACCAATCAGGTATTATCCAAAGCCTCCAGGAGAAGCTGTTGAAACGGCCCAGCTGAAGCTCCGCCATGAGCTGGAGTTCAGCGTGAAAACCATTCTCAGGGAGCTCCAACCCATTTACGAACGTGAAGAGCGGCGTGAAAGGCCAGACCTGTGGATTGTGAGGGGTGAATTCAACATCCTCGCCAGAATCCAGGACGTATGCGGCAGAGCAGTCTTCAAGCTACAGGTCGCTGCCCCCGTTCTCTCCGAAGCGCTGACGAGCGTGTTTGAACCCACGTTCGAGGAAAGGTTCAGGAAGGGGGTAGAGATCTCCTTTATGGCCGTGAAAAACGCGGACGCAAGCCTCCTTAAACGGTTAGAGCGATACGGTGAGGTGAGGGTGAGGGAGCAGATGTTCGGGGGAGGCGTGGTATCGGATGTAAAAGAAGTCATCCTAGTCCTAGGGGAGGATGACGCCGCTGGGGCTGTGGGAATATGGAGCACCCACGCCGGGTTAGCCCGGTTCGCTAAAAACTATTTTGACTACCTATGGAGGGAGGCTCAACCACTTCGCGGGCCGTAG
- a CDS encoding radical SAM protein gives MYLGHLGWTESLCPECLKKIPAELYEENGKVMYRKKCPKHGVAEDVYWGSYELYMKASRFAHEGKLVENPNVDVEEPTCPFDCGLCRMHLNHTALGNIVLTNRCDLACWYCFFYAEKAGFVYEPSLQQIRAMFKALRNVKPVPCNAVQLTGGEPALREDLVEIIKMAKEEGIDHVQLNTDGIRLALDRELALRVREAGVNTVYLSFDGVTEKTNPKNHFEIPLVLNNCRRAGLGVVLVPTVINTVNDHEVGAIIRFASDNIDVVRGVNYQPVSLVGRIGRAERSRLRITIPDVIARIEEQLNGEISREDFYPVPCVSSITHFVEALTKKPQYELSVHFACGMATYVVRDGAKLIPITRFIDVEGLFQYLEEKTRELESGRSRTMVGLDLLFKIGNFIDRSKAPRGLKLSRILYNAFIKHDYAALAEFHYKTLFIGMMHFQDLYNYDVDRVRRCDIHYAVPDGRIIPFCAFNVLPQLYRDKIQREYGEPIKQWEKRVGRRLSDDLYRRDLGKLRELEAESMEKAVAKP, from the coding sequence GTGTACTTGGGTCATTTAGGGTGGACGGAGAGCCTATGTCCAGAATGCCTTAAAAAGATTCCAGCCGAGCTGTACGAGGAAAACGGCAAGGTCATGTACCGAAAGAAGTGCCCAAAGCACGGTGTGGCGGAGGATGTTTACTGGGGATCCTACGAGCTCTACATGAAGGCCTCCAGGTTCGCCCATGAAGGCAAGCTCGTGGAGAACCCGAACGTGGATGTCGAGGAGCCTACATGCCCCTTTGACTGTGGGCTCTGCCGGATGCATTTAAACCACACCGCGTTGGGGAACATTGTGTTAACCAATCGATGCGACCTAGCCTGCTGGTACTGTTTTTTCTACGCTGAAAAAGCGGGCTTCGTTTACGAGCCTAGTTTACAGCAGATCAGGGCCATGTTTAAGGCGTTGAGGAATGTGAAGCCCGTTCCCTGCAACGCCGTTCAGCTGACGGGAGGAGAGCCCGCTTTAAGGGAGGATCTGGTCGAGATCATTAAGATGGCTAAGGAGGAGGGCATAGACCACGTTCAACTCAACACCGACGGGATCAGGCTGGCTTTAGACCGGGAGCTGGCTTTAAGGGTTCGTGAGGCGGGGGTGAACACCGTCTACCTAAGCTTCGACGGGGTCACGGAAAAAACCAACCCTAAAAACCACTTTGAAATTCCGTTGGTGTTGAACAATTGTCGTCGAGCGGGCCTCGGAGTTGTCCTGGTGCCGACAGTTATCAACACGGTTAACGACCATGAAGTGGGGGCCATCATCAGGTTCGCCTCCGATAACATCGACGTAGTAAGGGGTGTAAACTATCAGCCAGTATCCTTGGTGGGCAGGATTGGCAGGGCTGAGAGAAGTCGGTTAAGGATCACGATACCCGACGTGATCGCTCGAATCGAAGAGCAGTTGAATGGGGAAATCTCCCGGGAAGACTTTTACCCTGTTCCATGCGTGTCCTCGATTACCCATTTCGTGGAGGCTTTGACGAAGAAGCCTCAATACGAGTTATCGGTTCACTTCGCATGCGGCATGGCGACCTACGTGGTTAGAGACGGGGCCAAGCTTATTCCAATTACAAGGTTCATCGATGTGGAAGGTCTATTCCAATACTTGGAGGAGAAGACCCGTGAGCTGGAGTCAGGTAGAAGCAGGACCATGGTGGGGTTGGACCTACTATTCAAGATTGGCAATTTCATCGACAGGTCGAAGGCGCCGAGGGGACTTAAACTGTCCAGGATCCTATACAACGCCTTCATAAAACACGACTACGCCGCTCTGGCTGAATTCCACTATAAGACCCTGTTCATAGGTATGATGCACTTCCAAGACCTCTATAACTACGACGTGGACCGTGTTCGGCGGTGCGACATACATTACGCCGTACCTGATGGGAGAATCATACCATTTTGCGCTTTCAACGTCCTCCCCCAACTATACCGGGACAAGATTCAAAGGGAATATGGGGAGCCCATCAAGCAGTGGGAGAAAAGGGTTGGGAGAAGGCTGTCCGACGACCTATATCGGAGGGATCTAGGGAAACTGAGGGAGTTAGAAGCCGAATCCATGGAAAAGGCTGTGGCGAAACCTTAA
- a CDS encoding radical SAM protein, with protein sequence MWRFLRPDSISVLRDEMCRKSLSRYFDVSQNLKPARFLLARRTPAEYSPGDPLNELLKAHEEALRSLKDLTRRVDDGLVRVDRLALPTRSLLDLKVEIARRILESCLLCERRCGVDRSKGQTGFCGCGTVIHLSTYFEHMGEEPELVPSGTIFTCGCTMRCLHCQNYTISQWVEKGSPIKPRELAAIVEELRENGCRNVNLVGGDPTSWLPQWLEAFRFVEKNVPVVWNSNSYYSVETAELLKGFADVYLLDFKYGPGDCSRRISSAPKYWEAAVRNHLEASKWGELIIRILLLPSHVECCFKPIVEWIVENLGPEVRVNVMFQYRPEWRAHEAPELNRCLNSEERVEAVEYARKIGLRNFIT encoded by the coding sequence TTGTGGCGTTTCTTAAGGCCTGACTCCATCTCGGTTCTCAGGGATGAGATGTGTAGGAAAAGCCTCTCCCGATACTTCGATGTTTCCCAAAACCTTAAGCCAGCGAGGTTTCTCCTAGCTAGGAGAACACCAGCGGAATACTCGCCAGGAGACCCCCTGAACGAGCTTTTGAAGGCCCATGAAGAGGCTTTAAGATCTTTAAAGGATTTAACCCGTCGAGTTGATGATGGGCTGGTTAGAGTGGACAGGTTGGCCCTGCCGACTCGATCCCTACTGGACTTGAAGGTGGAGATTGCTCGACGCATATTGGAAAGCTGCCTTCTATGCGAGAGGAGATGCGGAGTCGACAGGTCTAAGGGCCAGACGGGCTTTTGCGGATGCGGCACCGTGATCCATCTCTCAACATATTTCGAGCATATGGGCGAGGAGCCTGAGCTGGTTCCCTCGGGAACAATATTCACCTGCGGCTGCACCATGAGGTGCCTCCACTGCCAAAACTATACGATTTCCCAGTGGGTTGAAAAAGGTTCGCCCATCAAGCCTAGGGAGCTAGCCGCCATTGTTGAGGAGCTGAGGGAAAACGGTTGCCGAAACGTCAACTTGGTAGGGGGAGACCCCACCTCTTGGCTTCCCCAATGGCTTGAAGCATTCAGGTTCGTTGAGAAAAACGTTCCAGTGGTGTGGAACAGCAACTCCTACTACAGCGTGGAGACAGCGGAGCTTTTGAAAGGATTCGCCGACGTGTACCTGTTGGATTTCAAGTACGGTCCCGGCGACTGCAGCCGACGAATATCTTCAGCCCCAAAATACTGGGAGGCCGCCGTTAGAAATCATCTAGAGGCTTCAAAGTGGGGGGAGTTAATCATAAGAATCCTCTTGCTTCCAAGTCACGTAGAGTGCTGCTTTAAACCCATAGTGGAGTGGATCGTCGAAAACCTAGGGCCTGAAGTAAGGGTTAACGTCATGTTTCAGTATAGGCCTGAATGGCGGGCCCACGAGGCGCCGGAGCTAAACCGATGCCTAAACAGCGAGGAAAGAGTTGAGGCCGTCGAATACGCTAGGAAAATTGGGCTTAGAAACTTCATCACGTGA
- a CDS encoding 50S ribosomal protein L40e: protein MPITDVAKKQLAQRHRLFYKICRVCGARNAASADRCRKCRSYNLRWKNRELGTK from the coding sequence ATGCCGATAACAGATGTGGCTAAAAAACAGTTAGCCCAAAGGCATCGGTTGTTCTACAAGATTTGTCGGGTATGTGGGGCTAGGAATGCGGCTTCAGCCGACCGGTGTAGGAAGTGTCGCAGCTATAATTTAAGGTGGAAAAACCGGGAGTTGGGAACCAAGTAG